One Gloeothece verrucosa PCC 7822 DNA window includes the following coding sequences:
- the psaM gene encoding photosystem I reaction center subunit XII gives MAISDTQVLVALVIALLPGILAFRLATELYK, from the coding sequence ATGGCTATATCTGATACTCAAGTTCTAGTTGCTCTTGTTATTGCACTGCTTCCTGGTATACTCGCTTTCCGTTTAGCTACGGAACTGTATAAGTAA